The genomic window AGGATAGTGAACTGTTTAGGAAACACCCAGATTGGTTTTTACATGTGCCAAATAGAAAACCTTCTGTTGGTAGGAATCAGTTAATTCTTGATTTATCAAGGAAGGAAGTATGTGATGAAGTAATTAAAATGATTTCAGAAGTTTTATCCTCAGCCCCGATTAATTATGTAAAATGGGATATGAATCGTCATATGACGGAAATTGGTTCAAAAACATTGCCAGGTGAAAGGCAAAGAGAGACGGCACATAGATATATGCTAGGGCTTTACAGGGTTTTAGAGGAATTAACATCTGCCTTCCCAAACATATTATTTGAGGGTTGTTCGGGAGGTGGAGGGAGATTTGACCCAGGAATGCTCTATTATATGCCGCAAACATGGACAAGTGATAACACAGATGCAATTTCAAGGTTAAAGATACAATATGGAACAAGCATTGTGTATCCTATAATAACGATGGGAGCACATGTTTCAGCAATTCCAAATCATCAAGTCGGAAGAGGGGCATCTATTGATATAAGAGGACATGTGGCGATGTCTGGCAATTTTGGATATGAACTAGATTTGACAAAGCTTACTGATGAAGAAAAACTAAAAGTAAAAGAACAGATAAAGTTATATAAAGATATTAGAAGACTCATTCAGTTTGGAGATTTTTACAGGATTATAAATCCATTTGAAACAAATGAAGCAGCGTGGATATTTGTCTCAAAGGATAAAACTGAAGCTATTGCTTTTTATTTTAGAGTTCTTGGAGAAGCCAATGTCCCATTGAGAATATTAAGACTTAAGGGACTTGATGGAAATAGAAAATATGAAATTATTGAAACTGGCTCAGTATATGGTGGAGATGAGCTTATGAATGTTGGAATAAGCATACCGTATTTAAATGGTGACTTTAGAAGTCGTGTTTTTAGATTAAAGGAAAAATAACCCCCCTTTGATATATATTGAATTAGGAGTAGGTTAGTAGGTTGACCTACTCTCTTTTTTATATTTTTAAATTTAGTAAGAGATGTGATTTATATAGGTAGAAATAATATAGTTTTTATTAATACTAACACAAATATTCATAGAAAAATCAAAACATTTTGAAATTTTATAGCTGATATAATTTAATTATAATAAAAATTTAGGGGGTATTGTTATGGGAGACTATAGAAAAATGTGGGAGTCACTTGGCATGGACCTTGAAAAGCATGATGCTCTTTGTGCTGTTTTGCCGGAGCTTTATGGAGCAACATATCTTACTCAGGATAACAGGCCTGATGGAATGAACTATTTCAACTTTGTAATTTCAGAAGTTCATGGGCTTAGAATCGAAGAGTTAAGTAGGCACAGAGAAAATGGCGGAAAGGTTCTTGGAACATTTTGCGTTTATGTTCCAGATGAAATAATAAATGCATTAGGAGCAATAGGCGTTGGACTTTGCGGCGGGTCACAATTCTGGATTGAAGATGGAGAGAAGATTCTTCCAAGAAACTTGTGCCCTCTTATAAAAGCACTTGTTGGAGCAAAGATTAGTGCAACCTGCCCATATTTCCAATCATGCGACCTTTTGGTTGGTGAGACAACATGCGATGGAAAGAAAAAGGCATGGGAAATCTTAAACGATTATACACCTGTTCATGTTATGGATATGCCACAAATGAAAAGATCAAAGGACATTGAAAAATGGGAGGAAGAAGTAAAATACTTTATTGAAAAGTTAGAAGAATTAACTGGAAACAAGTTAACTTATGAGAATCTATTAAATTCAATTAAGCTAATCAACAAAAAAAGAAGAGCACTAAAAAGATTATATGACTTAAGAAAATACACACCATCGCCTATTTCAGGGCTTGATGCACTCTTAATTTCACAAATAGCCTTCTATGATGATATAGAAAGGTTTACTGAAAATGTAAATAAACTGTGTGATGAACTTGAAGAAAGAATAAAAAATTTAAAACCTAACAATAAAAAGAGAGTAATGGTTACAGGAACCCCAATGGCTATTCCTAACTGGAAACTGCATTACATTGTAGAAAACCTAGATGCTCAAATAGTTGTTGAAGAAACCTGCACAGGAACAAGATATTTTGAAAGAGAAGTTTCTGAAGAAGGGGAAACTATTGATGATTTAATTTCAAATATTGCTGATAGATATATGGGAATAAACTGTGCATGCTTTACTCCAAACACAGGAAGAGTTGAGGATATTATAAAATATGCAAAGGAATACAAAGCTGATGGAGTAATCTACTACAACTTATCCTTCTGCCAACCATATTCTGTTGAATATAAAAAAGTTGAAGAAGCATTAAAAAAGGAAAACATTCCACTAATTCTGATTGAAACTGATTATTCTACAGAAGATTCAGGACAAATAAAGACAAGAGTTGAAGCATTCCTTGAAATGATTTAAGGTGGTATGATGAGAAATTATATTCTCTTTACTTCTTACAATAACGGACTCAGGTTAAGCTCAATATTAAAAGATTCAGGGATAAAACACACTATTTCTCCAACTCCAAGAGAGCTTTCTACTTGCTGTGGAATTTCAATAATGTATGAAAAAAATGATGAAGATGAAATTAAAAGGCTTGTAGAGGAAAAGAAAGTGGAGGTTTTAGGATTTTTCACCTTAGATAAAGAAATAAAAAGCTTTTATAAGTGAAGGTGACGTTATGTTCTATATAGGAATAGATATGGGTTCAACCGCATCCAAGATTACGGTATTCAAAGAGGATGAAATATTCTACAATTTTGTTATGCCAACTGGATGGAATAGCAAAGAAACGGCAATTCTGATTGAAAATAGGCTTAAAGAGATAGATGTTGATTATTGTAATGCAAAAATAGTTGCAACGGGCTATGGAAGAGTATCTGTTCCTTATGCACATAAAACTGTAACAGAAATAAGTTGCCATGGAAAAGGTGTTCATTATTTAACAGGAGAAGATTTAACTGTTGTAGACATAGGCGGACAGGACACTAAAATAATAGAGTTAAAGGGAGGACAAGTTAAATCCTTTTTAATGAACGATAAATGTGCAGCAGGGACAGGAAGGTTTTTAGAACTCATGGCAAATACACTTGGGCTGTCTCTTGAAGAAATGTTTAGTTTTGCAAAAATGGGTGAAGCTGTAGCGATATCCTCCATGTGCACTGTTTTTGCTGAATCTGAAATAATAAGTTTAATTGGTAACGGAATAAAAAGAGAAAATATTTGTGCTGGTGTAGTTGAATCTGTTGTCAACAAAGTATATACAATGATTCAAAAATCTTCTCCATTTGATAAGTATTTTTTATCCGGAGGTTTGTGTCAAAATGAACTTATAATTGAAAAGCTAAAGAAAAAACTTGGTAAACAAGTATATTCACACAAATTAGGAAGATATGCAGGCTCCATTGGAGCGGCACTATTTGCAAAGAATTTTAGGTAGGCTTTGAGCCTACCTTTTTAATATGTTAGCTATAATCATAATAACCCCTGTCAGCATATATAACTGAACGGTCTTTGCATTTGCTGCTATTAAGTTTGGAATATCATCGTAATACCTTTTAGCAATTTTAACAGCGGTAATTGAAATCGGTAAAGTTAAGAATGCCAGTAAATAAAATGGGTTTTTTAAGACTATGCTTATTGCTATAAATGATAAATATGAAAGTGCAAAAAGAATGGCGTATATAGTTGCAGCCTTTTTCTTTCCAAGCCTTACAACCCAATTTTTCTTTCCGGCCTTAAGGTCTGCTTCATAGTCCGGGAATTCGTTAATCCATAAAACATTAGTGATTAAAAATCCAATTGGAAGAGATAAAAGTATTACTTTATAGTCAAAATTGTGTGCCATTGCAATATATATTCCTGATGTTATCAATGTCCCAAATGTAAATCCAACAGCTAATTCACCAAGACCTCTATAGGCAAGCTTTAGAGGTGGAAGTGTGTAAAAGGTTGCAATTAATACACCGAAAAGCCCTACATATAATACATTAAACTCCCAAAAGAATACTATAATTAATCCTATTATGCATGCAGCTAAAAGAGTTAAACCGGCTATCCATTTAGCTTCACTGACAGTTAATATTCCATCGACGATAGTTTTTTTTCCTCCGCTAAATGGAGTCCTCTTATCGCCCTCAACAAATCTATCGGCACCTGAAAGATAATCTATAACTTCATTTGTTGCGTTTTTGCTGATTTCAATAAGATAAACACCAATTAATGAAACCAAAAACCAAAATAAATTGAATTTTCCTTCTTGAGTATAGGCAAACAAACCACCAACAAGCATAGGGATTGTAGAAGCTATCCAGATTTTAGGATCTGCAAGCTGCCAAAAACCTTTCCAAATTCTTTGTTTTGTCATTTTTTCCACCCCAATCAGATAATATTTTAACAATCTATATTATATTACAATTTAACAAATATTACAATTTAGCAATAGTTTTTATCTATCCTTTAGCATGTATTTATTGATAAGTCAAAAATAATTGTAGTATTTTATGTGATATAATTATTCTTGTGAAAAAATAAGGGGGTATTGATATGGACAAGCAAGTTATAATTGATTTAGTTCGTCAAAAGGCGGAAGGATATTTTCAAAGGGGAGAGTTTTTCTGTTCAGAGTCGGTTGTTCATACTATTAATGAACTATTGGGCTGGCCATATGATAAAAATATTGTAAAAATGGCATCGGCGTTTCCAATAGGGCTTGGAAAATCGGGCTGCCTTTGCGGTGCTGTCAGTGGAGGGGCAATGGCACTTGGAATGGCTTATGGTAGAATACATGGCGAGCCTATGAATGATAAGATGTTCCCAATCTCGGCCGAACTTCACAACCATATAAAAGATTTATATGGAAGCACATGCTGCAGAGTCCTTGTAAAGAATTACGAATTTACAAGTCCTGAAAGAAAGGCTCATTGCGTTAGAATAACAGGAGAAGTTGCAGCTTGGATTGCTGAAAAATTTTTAGAGGATGATGAAATTGCTTTAAATATCAACGAAAGATTTGGCACTGAGGTGGAAGTATGAATCGAATAATCAAAAAAACACCGCTACCTATAGCTGGATTGATGCTGGCTCTTGCTTCTTTAGGAAATTTACTTTCATCATACAATATTTTATATAAAAATATACTCGGCACAATATCTGTTGCAATTTTGCTCTTATTATTGATAAAAATATTAAAGATGCCAAAAGAAATTATAAAAGATTTGGAGAACCCAGTCATAGCGAGCGTTACTCCCACATTTTTCATGGGTCTTATGGTATTATCGACATACATTAAGCCATTTTCAGAAAAGATAGGATTTGTAATTTGGTTGACAGCTATTATGCTTCATTCGGTGTATATAATATATTTTACTAAAAAATATATATTAACATTCAGCATAAAGAAAGTATTTGCAAGTTATTTCGTGGTATATGTAGGAATTGTTGCTGGCGCATTAACATCTTCGTCATTTAAAATGGAGAGTTTAGGTCAAGGACTGTTTTGGTTTGGTTTTGCTGCCTATCTAATATTATTACCCGTTATTATTTATAGATTAATCAAACATAGGGATATTCCAGAGCCTGCAGTTCCTACACTTACCATCATGGCAGCGCCTGCAAACCTCTGCCTTGCAGGATACTTTAATTCCTTCCAAGAAAAAAACATTAGTATCATATTGTTCTTGGCATTTATTTCTATAATAATGTTTGTTTTTGTTTTATTAAATCTTCCTAAAATGTTAAAGCTAAAATTCTATCCCAGCTATTCTTCATTTACGTTTCCATTTGTCATAACAGCTGTGGCTATGAAGATGACAAATGCCTATTTGATGAAAATGGGAAAGGGTATGATGTTCTTATCAAACTATTCTAAATTTCTAGAGATATTTGCAGTGATAATGGTTTTATATGTTTTAATCAGATATACTCAGTTTTTGCTTGAGGATAGTATAAATAAAAAAATTGAGAAAAGTGCTTAGGGTGCAGTTCAAACTGCACCTTTTTGTGAGTGCGTATTGAAACTTTAATTGAATTCTGATAAGGTAAAATTATCAGGAAGAAGGTGGACTATGTTTGGTTATGTAACTCCTATTAAGGATGAACTTAAAGTTAAGGAATTTGAAATATTTAGGGGATATTATTGCGGAATATGCACAGTGCTTGGGAAAATAAATTATCCATCAAAATACCTTTTAAACTACGATGTAACTTTTTTAGCTCTTTTGCTATCATCATTAGAATTTGAAAAGGACTATCCTAAAAGAAGATTTTGTCCATATACTATTAAAAGGGTTAAGTATTATTCAAATGAATTCATAAAATATGGTGCTATAATAAATGTCCTTCTGGCAAACAGGAAGCTGCTGGATAATTATTATGATGAAAAGAACTATTTATACTTAATCCTTTCAAAGATTATCCGCCTTAAAGATGAGGATGGCATAAAGAGTAAAGTTGAGGAAATAGATAAACATCTTTTTGAGATAACTAAGCTTGAAAGACAGAATACATCTGATATAGATAAACTTAGTCATCATTTTGGAAAGATTACTGAAACTTTATTTGATGTTTTTGATGACAAAAGAACTATCGCACTAAAATATTTTGGGTATAATTTAGGAAGATGGATATATGTAATAGATGCACTTGATGACTTGAAAAGAGATTTAAAAAGTGGTGAATATAACCCATTAAAATTAGACTTTGATGAGGATACCGTAAGGTTTACTCTATACAGCTACCTTGAAAATATAACCAAGGCATATGAGTTGTTGGATTTTAAAAAGAATAAAGGAATTCTTGATAACATAGTTTATTTAGGACTTGCAGATAAAACAGAAAAGGTATTAAAGGGGGAAAACAAAAATGAGAAATCCATACGAGGTTTTGGGTGTGAGGGAGAACGCTTCATTAGAGGAGATAAAGAGAGCATATAGGGAGCAGGTTAAAAAATATCATCCTGACAAATATCAGGACAATCCTCTAAGGGAGCTTGCCGAGGAAAAATTAAGGGAAATAAACGAAGCGTATGAATATCTTCTTAAAAATCATGGACAGGGAACATATTCATCAGGAAGTTACTCATACGGTGGATATTCAGAATTCCAAACTGTTAGAGACTATATCATGAGAAACGATTTTTATGCTGCCGAAAGGGAACTAAACAAGATAAACAATAGAAATGATGAATGGTTTTACCTTATGGGGATTATATATGTAAATAGAGGAAACTATTCGCAAGGATACAGTTATATAAAAAGGGCAGCTGAAATGAATCCTTATAACGAAGAATACAGGGATGCTCTAAACAGGTTGAATAACAGTTATAGAAACTACAACACTCAGTATTATAACGCGCCAAGAAGAGATAATGATGATTGCTGCCAGATTTGTGCTTGGCTATACTGTACCGACTGCCTTTGTGAATGCTGTGGAGGGGACTTTATATCCTGCTGCTGAAGGGGTGATGGTGTGAATACAAGAAAATTAACCTTAAATGGATTAATTGCTGCTGCTACTTTAGTTGTTCTATATATCGGGGTTATGACTAAGAGCAAGCTTTCATTCTTAGCATTAGCAAGCTTTGGCCTTTCCATCCCTGTTTTAGTTTCGGGGATAGGTATGGCAGCTTTAACTATAGTTGCAGTTGATATTTTATCCTTCTTACTAATTCCAAATATAAACTACACAATAGCTTTTTTACCTATATCCTTTTACCCAGTCGTAAAATCCTTTGCGGAAGGAAAAAAGCTTCATTGGGTTATAAAATATGGCTATTTTAATTTAAGCATGATTCTGATTTACCTATTTGCAAAAACCACTTTAGCTGAGGGTATATTTATAAGTAACAATACTGTTTTAGCTATAGTATTTTTAGCTTCACAGGTTGTTTTTTACCTTTACGATTACGTTTTTACGCAGGTTGTTTATTATATTGTAAAAAGGGTAAGAATAGGGATGTAAATAATTTGGTGGTGATTATATGTTTGAAAAAATAGATAGTAAAAAGAGATTACTTGACAGCAAAAGGCCGTTACCAGAGCATACTGTTAAAAGCATAAGGGAAAATTTATTGCTTGAATGGACGTATAATTCAAATGCGATTGAAGGAAATACGTTAACATTGATGGAAACCAAGGTTGTTCTTGAGGGGATAACGATTGGTGGAAAATCATTAAGGGAGCATTTAGAGGTAATTAACCATAGGGATGCCATACTTTATCTTGAAGATATTATTAGGAACAATGAGCCTTTAACAGAGTGGCAGATAAAAAATATTCACAGGCTCATTTTAAAGGGCGTAGATGATAAATATGCAGGGAATTACAGAGATCAGAACGTTATAATTGCTGGAGCGAAACACAAACCACCTGAACATTTTCTTGTAAAAGAAAAGATGGAGGAGCTTATAAACTGGTATAACTACGATGCACAAAAACTACATCCTGTTGAAAGAGCAGCAATGCTCCACATTATATTTGTTGGAATTCATCCCTTCATCGATGGGAATGGAAGAACATCAAGGCTTTTATTAAATTTTGAATTGATGAAAAATGGTTATCCACCTGTGGTGATAAGAAATGAAAACAGGGTGGTTTACTATGAGGCGCTTGACAAAGCACAC from Caloramator mitchellensis includes these protein-coding regions:
- a CDS encoding Fic family protein, giving the protein MFEKIDSKKRLLDSKRPLPEHTVKSIRENLLLEWTYNSNAIEGNTLTLMETKVVLEGITIGGKSLREHLEVINHRDAILYLEDIIRNNEPLTEWQIKNIHRLILKGVDDKYAGNYRDQNVIIAGAKHKPPEHFLVKEKMEELINWYNYDAQKLHPVERAAMLHIIFVGIHPFIDGNGRTSRLLLNFELMKNGYPPVVIRNENRVVYYEALDKAHTTGDNSDFVNLVIDELNRTLDLYLSLV
- a CDS encoding double-cubane-cluster-containing anaerobic reductase, which gives rise to MGDYRKMWESLGMDLEKHDALCAVLPELYGATYLTQDNRPDGMNYFNFVISEVHGLRIEELSRHRENGGKVLGTFCVYVPDEIINALGAIGVGLCGGSQFWIEDGEKILPRNLCPLIKALVGAKISATCPYFQSCDLLVGETTCDGKKKAWEILNDYTPVHVMDMPQMKRSKDIEKWEEEVKYFIEKLEELTGNKLTYENLLNSIKLINKKRRALKRLYDLRKYTPSPISGLDALLISQIAFYDDIERFTENVNKLCDELEERIKNLKPNNKKRVMVTGTPMAIPNWKLHYIVENLDAQIVVEETCTGTRYFEREVSEEGETIDDLISNIADRYMGINCACFTPNTGRVEDIIKYAKEYKADGVIYYNLSFCQPYSVEYKKVEEALKKENIPLILIETDYSTEDSGQIKTRVEAFLEMI
- a CDS encoding prenyltransferase, whose amino-acid sequence is MTKQRIWKGFWQLADPKIWIASTIPMLVGGLFAYTQEGKFNLFWFLVSLIGVYLIEISKNATNEVIDYLSGADRFVEGDKRTPFSGGKKTIVDGILTVSEAKWIAGLTLLAACIIGLIIVFFWEFNVLYVGLFGVLIATFYTLPPLKLAYRGLGELAVGFTFGTLITSGIYIAMAHNFDYKVILLSLPIGFLITNVLWINEFPDYEADLKAGKKNWVVRLGKKKAATIYAILFALSYLSFIAISIVLKNPFYLLAFLTLPISITAVKIAKRYYDDIPNLIAANAKTVQLYMLTGVIMIIANILKR
- a CDS encoding TDT family transporter, producing the protein MNRIIKKTPLPIAGLMLALASLGNLLSSYNILYKNILGTISVAILLLLLIKILKMPKEIIKDLENPVIASVTPTFFMGLMVLSTYIKPFSEKIGFVIWLTAIMLHSVYIIYFTKKYILTFSIKKVFASYFVVYVGIVAGALTSSSFKMESLGQGLFWFGFAAYLILLPVIIYRLIKHRDIPEPAVPTLTIMAAPANLCLAGYFNSFQEKNISIILFLAFISIIMFVFVLLNLPKMLKLKFYPSYSSFTFPFVITAVAMKMTNAYLMKMGKGMMFLSNYSKFLEIFAVIMVLYVLIRYTQFLLEDSINKKIEKSA
- a CDS encoding C-GCAxxG-C-C family protein, producing the protein MDKQVIIDLVRQKAEGYFQRGEFFCSESVVHTINELLGWPYDKNIVKMASAFPIGLGKSGCLCGAVSGGAMALGMAYGRIHGEPMNDKMFPISAELHNHIKDLYGSTCCRVLVKNYEFTSPERKAHCVRITGEVAAWIAEKFLEDDEIALNINERFGTEVEV
- a CDS encoding J domain-containing protein; amino-acid sequence: MRNPYEVLGVRENASLEEIKRAYREQVKKYHPDKYQDNPLRELAEEKLREINEAYEYLLKNHGQGTYSSGSYSYGGYSEFQTVRDYIMRNDFYAAERELNKINNRNDEWFYLMGIIYVNRGNYSQGYSYIKRAAEMNPYNEEYRDALNRLNNSYRNYNTQYYNAPRRDNDDCCQICAWLYCTDCLCECCGGDFISCC
- a CDS encoding DUF5685 family protein — translated: MFGYVTPIKDELKVKEFEIFRGYYCGICTVLGKINYPSKYLLNYDVTFLALLLSSLEFEKDYPKRRFCPYTIKRVKYYSNEFIKYGAIINVLLANRKLLDNYYDEKNYLYLILSKIIRLKDEDGIKSKVEEIDKHLFEITKLERQNTSDIDKLSHHFGKITETLFDVFDDKRTIALKYFGYNLGRWIYVIDALDDLKRDLKSGEYNPLKLDFDEDTVRFTLYSYLENITKAYELLDFKKNKGILDNIVYLGLADKTEKVLKGENKNEKSIRGFGCEGERFIRGDKESI
- a CDS encoding putative Se/S carrier-like protein; its protein translation is MMRNYILFTSYNNGLRLSSILKDSGIKHTISPTPRELSTCCGISIMYEKNDEDEIKRLVEEKKVEVLGFFTLDKEIKSFYK
- a CDS encoding acyl-CoA dehydratase activase; amino-acid sequence: MFYIGIDMGSTASKITVFKEDEIFYNFVMPTGWNSKETAILIENRLKEIDVDYCNAKIVATGYGRVSVPYAHKTVTEISCHGKGVHYLTGEDLTVVDIGGQDTKIIELKGGQVKSFLMNDKCAAGTGRFLELMANTLGLSLEEMFSFAKMGEAVAISSMCTVFAESEIISLIGNGIKRENICAGVVESVVNKVYTMIQKSSPFDKYFLSGGLCQNELIIEKLKKKLGKQVYSHKLGRYAGSIGAALFAKNFR